One segment of Mastomys coucha isolate ucsf_1 unplaced genomic scaffold, UCSF_Mcou_1 pScaffold23, whole genome shotgun sequence DNA contains the following:
- the LOC116072395 gene encoding putative gustatory receptor clone PTE38 produces MGAVNQTIISEFILLGLSDDPALLPFIFTLFLSIYLIATLGNLLIVLAVSSDSQLHTPMYFFLSNLSVNDICLINTTIPKMLVNIQGEDHTITYTGCLSQVYLILNFAGIENCLLAVMAYDRYVAICHPLKYTVIMNQYLCVKLLLFSLFLSIGHALFHTLMVMLLSFCTKVEIPHFFCELAQIIRLACSDNFINYLLVYTVSVLFFGVPVFGIILSYIHIVSSVLKMSSLGGKYKAFSTCGSHLSVVSLFYGTGFGVHISSAFTDSPRKTVVASVMYTVVTQMLNPFIYSLRNKEIKKAFRKITSRIPFLL; encoded by the coding sequence ATGGGAGCTGTAAATCAAACAATTATATCAGAATTCATTCTTCTGGGGCTTAGTGATGATCCAGCTCTGCTGCCTTTCATCTTTACCCTGTTCCTGTCCATATATCTGATTGCCACCTTAGGAAATTTGCTCATTGTTCTGGCTGTTAGCTCTGACTCCCAACTACACACACCTATGTACTTCTTTCTCTCTAACCTGTCAGTTAATGACATCTGTTTAATCAATACCACAATCCCAAAGATGTTGGTGAACATTCAAGGGGAGGATCACACCATCACATACACAGGATGTCTCTCTCAAGTCTACCTCATCTTGAATTTTGCTGGTATAGAAAACTGTCTCCTGGCagtgatggcctatgaccgctatgttgcTATCTGTCACCCTCTGAAATATACAGTTATCATGAATCAATATTTATGTGTGAAGTTGCTgctcttctctctgttcctcagtATTGGGCATGCTTTGTTCCACACTTTGATGGTGATGCTGCTGTCTTTCTGCACAAAAGTTGAAATACCCCACTTCTTCTGTGAGCTGgctcagatcatcagacttgCCTGCTCTGACAATTTTATCAATTATCTGCTAGTATACACAGTGTCTGTTCTATTTTTTGGTGTTCCTGTCTTTGGGATCATTTTGTCTTATATTCACATTGTATCCtcagttttaaaaatgtcatcattGGGAGGGAAGTATAAAGCCTTTTCAACATGTGGGTCTCATTTGTCAGTTGTGTCCCTGTTTTATGGCACAGGTTTTGGGGTACACATAAGCTCTGCATTTACTGACTCTCCAAGGAAGACTGTAGTGGCTTCAGTGATGTATACTGTGGTCACTCAGATGCTGAACCCCTTTATCTACAGCCtaagaaacaaagagataaagaaagcctTCAGGAAAATCACTAGTAGGATAccatttcttttgtaa